The following proteins come from a genomic window of Amaranthus tricolor cultivar Red isolate AtriRed21 chromosome 14, ASM2621246v1, whole genome shotgun sequence:
- the LOC130800156 gene encoding uncharacterized protein LOC130800156 — protein MAVEVNGSFSSFVSSLSLPFECRRNCLISLSSRSIETKLYKKHLTTTKVQPWEFRNRLFKPLDFWRRKCLPIISEDFISEVIEVNISETRELPQEFSGQLDDEDVSSTYLEEQAGGGGGKPGFVSFYSLKCAKEKVVPSPSVRKNQNSLLWFAGPAVLFASFILPSLYLRRIISLIFEDSLLTDFLILFFTEAIFYCGVAVFLLLMHSFCSPGKNVPATSSYEMLTSQIGYRISSVAVLVLSLIISMVTMGFAWPWTGPAASATLAPYLVGIVVQFAFEQYAKYTKSPTWPVIPVVFQVYRLHQLNRAAQLVTALSFTVRGVEMTPHNLAIKNSLGTLLSVLQILGLICIWSLSSFLMRFFPSSSEQ, from the exons ATGGCAGTGGAAGTTAATGGTTCTTTCTCTAGCTTTGTTTCTTCTCTATCTCTCCCTTTTGAATGTAGACGAAACTGCCTG ATAAGCTTAAGCTCAAGATCAATTGAAACGAAACTGTACAAGAAGCATTTAACAACTACTAAAG TTCAGCCGTGGGAGTTCAGGAATAGGTTATTTAAACCACTGGACTTTTGGAGAAGAAAATGTTTACCAATTATATCCGAAGATTTCATTTCAGAAGTGATAGAGGTGAATATTTCAGAGACTAGAGAGTTGCCTCAAGAGTTTTCCGGTCAGTTGGATGATGAAGACGTCTCTTCTACTTATTTGGAGGAGCAGGctggaggaggaggaggaaagCCTGGATTTGTTTCATTTTATAGCCTTAAGTGTGCAAAAGAGAAAGTTGTTCCTTCACCTAGTGTGAGGAAGAATCAGAACAGCCTTTTATGGTTTGCTGGCCCAGCCGTTCTTTTtgcctcattcattcttccctCACTGTATTTGCGCAGGATAATTTCTCTTATATTTGAAGATTCCCTCTTGACAG ATTTCCTCATATTATTTTTCACAGAGGCTATCTTCTACTGTGGGGTTGCAGTTTTCCTTCTTCTAATGCACTCTTTCTGTAGTCCTGGTAAAAACGTTCCTGCTACCAGCAGTTATGAAATGCTAACCTCTCAGATAGGGTATCGTATTTCGTCTGTTGCCGTTTTGGTGCTTAGTCTTATTATTTCAATGGTGACTATGGGTTTTGCTTGGCCGTGGACTGGTCCTGCAGCTTCAGCTACTTTAGCTCCCTACTTGGTTGGTATTGTTGTACAGTTTGCATTTGAACAGTatgcaaaatatacaaaatcaCCTACATGGCCTGTCATTCCCGTTGTATTTCAG GTGTATAGATTACATCAACTAAATCGAGCTGCACAACTGGTAACCGCTCTATCTTTCACAGTTAGAGGGGTTGAAATGACTCCACACAACTTGGCCATCAAAAATTCGTTGGGTACTCTGTTGAGCGTTCTCCAGATTCTTGGCCTCATCTGCATTTGGTCTCTTTCTAGCTTCCTCATGAGGTTTTTTCCTTCCTCATCGGAGCAATAA
- the LOC130800158 gene encoding uncharacterized protein LOC130800158, with translation MEKRPWNNVKMMIMIAIWVTLNLFATTKAIESPQFTVIHTESEFEIRVYRDSTWMSTPVDHLSFHQATKLGFHRLFQYIQGANLNFSRIPMTKPVLTSIVPGAGPLHSSAYFVRFYLPLKFQAIPPLPLPELQLKPVSWPTHCVAVRKFSGFAGDNNVVTEAEKLATSLSRSPWANSISAKSKSAYSVAQYNSPFRIFSRENEIWVDVDGSESNNCMSSGFATY, from the exons ATGGAGAAGCGGCCATGGAATAATGTAAAGATGATGATTATGATAGCAATCTGGGTAACACTGAATCTTTTTGCAACCACCAAAGCAATCGAATCTCCACAATTTACTGTAATCCACACTGAATCAGAGtttgaaattagggtttacaGAGATTCTACTTGGATGTCTACTCCCGTTGACCATCTTTCCTTTCATCAAGCTACCAAATTGGGTTTCCATCG GTTGTTTCAATACATCCAAGGTGCCAATCTGAACTTCTCTAGAATCCCGATGACTAAACCAGTGTTGACTAGTATCGTCCCTGGAGCTGGACCACTTCATTCATCAGCATATTTTGTGCGCTTCTACTTGCCTTTAAAGTTCCAAGCCATCCCACCACTTCCACTTCCCGAGCTTCAGCTAAAGCCAGTCTCATGGCCAACTCACTGTGTTGCGGTGAGGAAGTTTTCAGGATTTGCTGGTGATAACAATGTTGTAACGGAGGCTGAGAAACTGGCTACCAGTTTAAGTAGATCACCATGGGCCAACTCAATCTCAGCTAAGAGCAAATCTGCCTACTCCGTGGCTCAATACAATTCTCCTTTCCGAATCTTCAGTCGTGAGAATGAAATATGGGTCGACGTGGATGGGTCTGAATCGAATAACTGTATGTCCAGTGGATTTGCTACGTACTGA
- the LOC130800157 gene encoding phosphatidylinositol transfer protein CSR1-like isoform X2, producing the protein MAMKLYPSYLHPPSILPIRFNQPKKIAFCVRNFSSGTLHADNSYKLVLEVKERLKNEYHELPVGKNGRDDENMIYWFLKDRSFSVDDAVKRLNKAIKWRQEFGVAHLSEHLMKSAAQTGKSSVHDFLDVNGRPVLIVEASKHFPGMQDEDEKLCVFQIEKALSKLPEGQEQILGIIDLRGFGTANADMNFLTFLFDVFYYYYPKRLGQVLFVEAPFVFKPLWQLAKPLLKKHASLVRFCSAETVHEEYFTEETVPALFRNESTTQ; encoded by the exons ATGGCAATGAAATTGTACCCAAGTTATCTTCATCCTCCTTCAATTCTACCAATTCGTTTCAATCAACCCAAAAAGATTGCTTTTTGTGTTAGAAACTTTAGCAGTGGTACTCTTCATGCTGATAATTCTTATAAG CTAGTTTTAGAAGTGAAGGAAAGGCTCAAAAATGAATACCACGAACTTCCGGTGGGCAAGAATGGACGGGATGATGAAAATATGATCTATTGGTTTCTCAAAGACCGTAGTTTTTCTGTTGATGACGCTGTGAAAAGACTTAATAAAGCAATT AAATGGCGTCAAGAATTCGGAGTTGCTCATCTGTCTGAACACTTGATGAAAAGTGCAGCTCAAACAGGCAAAAGCTCTGTGCACGACTTCCTTGATGTGAATGGGAGACCAGTGCTTATAGTGGAGGCATCAAAACATTTCCCTGGA ATGCAGGATGAGGATGAGAAATTATGTGTGTTCCAAATCGAGAAAGCTTTGAGTAAGCTCCCAGAAGGCCAAGAACAAATACTGGGGATAATCGATCTCAGGGGCTTCGGTACTGCAAATGCAGATATGAATTTCTTGACGTTTTTG TTTGATGTCTTCTACTATTACTATCCAAAGAGGTTGGGCCAAGTGCTCTTCGTGGAAGCACCGTTTGTTTTTAAGCCTCTTTGGCAGTTGGCAAAGCCGCTCTTAAAAAAGCACGCATCTCTG gtGAGATTTTGTTCAGCAGAGACTGTCCATGAAGAATACTTTACAGAGGAAACCGTGCCTGCCCTCTTTAGAAATGAAAGTACAACGCAG TGA
- the LOC130800157 gene encoding phosphatidylinositol transfer protein CSR1-like isoform X1, which yields MAMKLYPSYLHPPSILPIRFNQPKKIAFCVRNFSSGTLHADNSYKLVLEVKERLKNEYHELPVGKNGRDDENMIYWFLKDRSFSVDDAVKRLNKAIKWRQEFGVAHLSEHLMKSAAQTGKSSVHDFLDVNGRPVLIVEASKHFPGMQDEDEKLCVFQIEKALSKLPEGQEQILGIIDLRGFGTANADMNFLTFLFDVFYYYYPKRLGQVLFVEAPFVFKPLWQLAKPLLKKHASLVRFCSAETVHEEYFTEETVPALFRNESTTQVSGDNQ from the exons ATGGCAATGAAATTGTACCCAAGTTATCTTCATCCTCCTTCAATTCTACCAATTCGTTTCAATCAACCCAAAAAGATTGCTTTTTGTGTTAGAAACTTTAGCAGTGGTACTCTTCATGCTGATAATTCTTATAAG CTAGTTTTAGAAGTGAAGGAAAGGCTCAAAAATGAATACCACGAACTTCCGGTGGGCAAGAATGGACGGGATGATGAAAATATGATCTATTGGTTTCTCAAAGACCGTAGTTTTTCTGTTGATGACGCTGTGAAAAGACTTAATAAAGCAATT AAATGGCGTCAAGAATTCGGAGTTGCTCATCTGTCTGAACACTTGATGAAAAGTGCAGCTCAAACAGGCAAAAGCTCTGTGCACGACTTCCTTGATGTGAATGGGAGACCAGTGCTTATAGTGGAGGCATCAAAACATTTCCCTGGA ATGCAGGATGAGGATGAGAAATTATGTGTGTTCCAAATCGAGAAAGCTTTGAGTAAGCTCCCAGAAGGCCAAGAACAAATACTGGGGATAATCGATCTCAGGGGCTTCGGTACTGCAAATGCAGATATGAATTTCTTGACGTTTTTG TTTGATGTCTTCTACTATTACTATCCAAAGAGGTTGGGCCAAGTGCTCTTCGTGGAAGCACCGTTTGTTTTTAAGCCTCTTTGGCAGTTGGCAAAGCCGCTCTTAAAAAAGCACGCATCTCTG gtGAGATTTTGTTCAGCAGAGACTGTCCATGAAGAATACTTTACAGAGGAAACCGTGCCTGCCCTCTTTAGAAATGAAAGTACAACGCAGGTGAGCGGTGACAACCAATAA